A genomic stretch from Microtus pennsylvanicus isolate mMicPen1 chromosome 9, mMicPen1.hap1, whole genome shotgun sequence includes:
- the Nfe2l2 gene encoding nuclear factor erythroid 2-related factor 2 isoform X4, which translates to MDLIDILWKQDIDLGVSREVFDFSQRQKDYELEKQKKLEKERQEQLQKEQEKAFFAQLQLDEETGEFLPIQPAQHIPTDSSGPASYSQVAHIPKQDARYFEDCMQLLAETFPFVDDHESLALEIPSHVESPVFSSLDQAQSLGSSLETAMNLDSMQQDMEQVWQELLSIPELQCLNTENKLLVETSTVPSPEANLTEIDSNYHFYPSISPLEKEVGSCSPHFLHGFEDSFSSILSTEDASQLNSLDSNPTLNTDFGDEFYSAFVAEPGGGSSVPSSAAVSQSLSELLSRPVDGCDLSLCKAFNQKHSESTAEFNDSDSGISLNTSPSRASPEHSVESSIYGDPPPGLSDSEMEELDSAPGSVKQNAPKAQPTHSSGDPVQPLSLAQGHSVPVHDPHCESTTAKEMPVSPGHQKVPFTKDKHPSRLEAHLTRDELRAKALHIPFPVEKIINLPVDDFNEMMSKEQFNEAQLALIRDIRRRGKNKVAAQNCRKRKLENIVELEQDLGHLKDEREKLLREKGENDRNLHLLKRQLSTLYLEVFSMLRDEAGNPYSPSEYSLQQTRDGNVFLVPKSKKPDTKKN; encoded by the exons ATGGATTTGATTGACATCCTTTGGAAGCAAGACATAGATCTCGGGGTAAGCCGAGAAGTGTTTGACTTCAGTCAGCGACAGAAGGACTATGagctggaaaaacagaaaaaactcGAAAAGGAGAGACAGGAGCAACTCCAGAAGGAACAGGAAAAGGCCTTTTTCGCTCAGCTACAGCTGGatgaagagacaggagaattccttCCAATTCAGCCAGCCCAACACATCCCAACAGACAGCAGTGGGCCCGCCAGCTATTCCCAG GTGGCCCACATTCCCAAACAAGATGCCCGGTACTTTGAAGACTGCATGCAGCTTTTGGCAGAGACATTCCCATTTGTAGATGACCATGAG TCACTCGCCCTGGAGATCCCCAGCCACGTGGAAAGCCCAGTCTTCAGCAGTCTGGATCAGGCTCAGTCACTCGGCAGCTCCCTGGAAACAGCTATGAATCTAGACAGCATGCAGCAGGACATGGAGCAAGTTTGGCAGGAGCTTCTTTCCATTCCCGAGTTACAG TGTCTTAATACCGAAAACAAGCTGTTGGTTGAGACTTCCACTGTTCCCAGCCCAGAGGCCAACCTGACAGAAATTGACAGCAATTACCATTTCTACCCCTCCATCTCCCCGCTGGAGAAAGAAGTGGGCAGCTGCAGTCCCCATTTCCTTCACGGTTTTGAAGATTCTTTCAGCAGTATCCTCTCCACAGAAGATGCCAGCCAGCTCAACTCCTTAGATTCAAATCCCACATTGAACACAGATTTTGGTGATGAGTTTTATTCTGCTTTCGTAGCAGAGCCCGGTGGTGGTAGCAGCGTGCCTTCCTCTGCTGCCGTCAGTCAGTCACTCTCTGAACTTCTGAGCCGGCCTGTTGATGGCTGTGACCTGTCACTCTGTAAAGCTTTCAACCAGAAGCATTCTGAGAGCACAGCCGAATTCAATGACTCGGACTCTGGCATCTCCCTGAACACTAGTCCCAGCCGAGCATCCCCAGAGCACTCTGTGGAGTCTTCCATTTATGGAGACCCACCGCCTGGGCTCAGTGACTCTGAGATGGAAGAGCTAGACAGCGCCCCTGGAAGTGTCAAGCAGAATGCTCCCAAAGCACAGCCAACACATTCTTCTGGGGACCCGGTACAGCCTCTGTCACTGGCTCAAGGGCACAGTGTTCCTGTGCACGATCCGCATTGTGAAAGcacaacagcaaaagaaatgcCTGTGAGTCCTGGTCATCAGAAAGTCCCGTTCACAAAAGACAAACATCCAAGCCGCTTGGAGGCTCATCTCACGAGAGATGAGCTTAGGGCAAAAGCTCTCCATATCCCATTCCCTGTTGAAAAAATCATTAACCTCCCTGTTGATGACTTCAATGAAATGATGTCCAAGGAGCAATTCAATGAAGCTCAGCTTGCATTGATCCGAGATATACGAAGGCGAGGTAAGAATAAAGTCGCCGCTCAGAACTGTAGAAAAAGGAAACTGGAGAACATAGTAGAACTGGAGCAAGACCTAGGCCACTTAAAAGATGAGCGAGAaaagctactcagagaaaagggagaaaacgACAGAAACCTCCAtctcctgaagaggcagctcAGCACCTTGTATCTTGAAGTCTTCAGCATGTTACGTGATGAGGCTGGAAATCCTTACTCTCCTAGTGAATACTCCCTGCAGCAGACCAGAGACGGCAATGTGTTCCTGGTTCCCAAAAGCAAGAAGCCAGATACTAAGAAAAATTAG
- the Hnrnpa3 gene encoding heterogeneous nuclear ribonucleoprotein A3 isoform X1, with amino-acid sequence MEVKPPPGRPQPDSGRRRRRRGEEGHDPKEPEQLRKLFIGGLSFETTDDSLREHFEKWGTLTDCVVMRDPQTKRSRGFGFVTYSCVEEVDAAMCARPHKVDGRVVEPKRAVSREDSVKPGAHLTVKKIFVGGIKEDTEEYNLRDYFEKYGKIETIEVMEDRQSGKKRGFAFVTFDDHDTVDKIVVQKYHTINGHNCEVKKALSKQEMQSAGSQRGRGGGSGNFMGRGGNFGGGGGNFGRGGNFGGRGGYGGGGGGSRGSYGGGDGGYNGFGGDGGNYGGGPGYSSRGGYGGGGPGYGNQGGGYGGGGGGGYDGYNEGGNFGGGNYGGGNYNDFGNYSGQQQSNYGPMKGGSFGGRSSGSPYGGGYGSGGGSGGYGSRRF; translated from the exons ATGGAGGTAAAACCGCCGCCCGGTCGCCCCCAGCCTGACTCCGgccgtcgccgccgccgccgggggGAGGAG GGCCATGATCCAAAGGAACCAGAGCAGTTGAGAAAACTGTTTATTGGTGGTCTGAGCTTTGAAACCACAGATGATAGCTTAAGAGAACATTTTGAGAAATGGGGCACACTTACAGACTGTGTG GTAATGAGAGATCCCCAAACAAAACGTTCCAGGGGCTTTGGTTTTGTGACCTACTCTTGTGTTGAAGAGGTGGATGCTGCAATGTGTGCTCGGCCACACAAAGTTGATGGGCGTGTGGTGGAACCAAAGAGAGCCGTTTCTAGAGAG GATTCTGTAAAACCTGGTGCCCATTTAACAGTGAAGAAAATCTTTGTTGGTGGTATTAAAGAGGATACAGAAGAGTATAACCTGAGAGACTACTTTGAAAAGTATGGCAAGATTGAAACCATAGAAGTTATGGAAGACAGGCAGAGTGGGAAAAagagaggatttgcttttgtgaCTTTTGATGACCACGACACAGTTGATAAAATTGTTG TTCAGAAATACCACACTATTAATGGGCATAATTGTGAAGTGAAAAAGGCCCTTTCGAAACAAGAGATGCAGTCTGCTGGATCACAGAGAG GCCGTGGAGGTGGATCTGGCAATTTTATGGGTCGTGGAGGGAActttggaggtggtggaggtaatTTTGGTCGTGGTGGAAACTTTGGTGGAAGAG gaggctatggtggtggaggtggtggcagcagaggtagttatggaggtggtgatggtggatatAATGGATTTGGAGGTGATG gtggCAACTATGGTGGTGGTCCTGGTTACAGCAGTAGAGGAGGCTATGGTGGTGGTGGACCAGGCTATGGAAACCAAGGTGGTggatatggtggtggtggaggaggaggatatGACGGTTacaatgaaggaggaaattttGGTGGAG GTAACTATGGTGGTGGGAACTATAATGACTTTGGAAATTATAGTGGACAACAGCAATCAAATTATGGACCCATGAAAGGGGGCAGTTTTGGTGGAAGAAGCTCAGGCAGTCCCTATGGTG GTGGCTATGGATCAGGTGGTGGAAGTGGTGGATATGGTAGCAGAAGGTTttaa
- the Hnrnpa3 gene encoding heterogeneous nuclear ribonucleoprotein A3 isoform X2, with the protein MEGHDPKEPEQLRKLFIGGLSFETTDDSLREHFEKWGTLTDCVVMRDPQTKRSRGFGFVTYSCVEEVDAAMCARPHKVDGRVVEPKRAVSREDSVKPGAHLTVKKIFVGGIKEDTEEYNLRDYFEKYGKIETIEVMEDRQSGKKRGFAFVTFDDHDTVDKIVVQKYHTINGHNCEVKKALSKQEMQSAGSQRGRGGGSGNFMGRGGNFGGGGGNFGRGGNFGGRGGYGGGGGGSRGSYGGGDGGYNGFGGDGGNYGGGPGYSSRGGYGGGGPGYGNQGGGYGGGGGGGYDGYNEGGNFGGGNYGGGNYNDFGNYSGQQQSNYGPMKGGSFGGRSSGSPYGGGYGSGGGSGGYGSRRF; encoded by the exons ATGGAG GGCCATGATCCAAAGGAACCAGAGCAGTTGAGAAAACTGTTTATTGGTGGTCTGAGCTTTGAAACCACAGATGATAGCTTAAGAGAACATTTTGAGAAATGGGGCACACTTACAGACTGTGTG GTAATGAGAGATCCCCAAACAAAACGTTCCAGGGGCTTTGGTTTTGTGACCTACTCTTGTGTTGAAGAGGTGGATGCTGCAATGTGTGCTCGGCCACACAAAGTTGATGGGCGTGTGGTGGAACCAAAGAGAGCCGTTTCTAGAGAG GATTCTGTAAAACCTGGTGCCCATTTAACAGTGAAGAAAATCTTTGTTGGTGGTATTAAAGAGGATACAGAAGAGTATAACCTGAGAGACTACTTTGAAAAGTATGGCAAGATTGAAACCATAGAAGTTATGGAAGACAGGCAGAGTGGGAAAAagagaggatttgcttttgtgaCTTTTGATGACCACGACACAGTTGATAAAATTGTTG TTCAGAAATACCACACTATTAATGGGCATAATTGTGAAGTGAAAAAGGCCCTTTCGAAACAAGAGATGCAGTCTGCTGGATCACAGAGAG GCCGTGGAGGTGGATCTGGCAATTTTATGGGTCGTGGAGGGAActttggaggtggtggaggtaatTTTGGTCGTGGTGGAAACTTTGGTGGAAGAG gaggctatggtggtggaggtggtggcagcagaggtagttatggaggtggtgatggtggatatAATGGATTTGGAGGTGATG gtggCAACTATGGTGGTGGTCCTGGTTACAGCAGTAGAGGAGGCTATGGTGGTGGTGGACCAGGCTATGGAAACCAAGGTGGTggatatggtggtggtggaggaggaggatatGACGGTTacaatgaaggaggaaattttGGTGGAG GTAACTATGGTGGTGGGAACTATAATGACTTTGGAAATTATAGTGGACAACAGCAATCAAATTATGGACCCATGAAAGGGGGCAGTTTTGGTGGAAGAAGCTCAGGCAGTCCCTATGGTG GTGGCTATGGATCAGGTGGTGGAAGTGGTGGATATGGTAGCAGAAGGTTttaa
- the Nfe2l2 gene encoding nuclear factor erythroid 2-related factor 2 isoform X3 encodes MDLIDILWKQDIDLGVSREVFDFSQRQKDYELEKQKKLEKERQEQLQKEQEKAFFAQLQLDEETGEFLPIQPAQHIPTDSSGPASYSQVAHIPKQDARYFEDCMQLLAETFPFVDDHEVSSPTFQSLALEIPSHVESPVFSSLDQAQSLGSSLETAMNLDSMQQDMEQVWQELLSIPELQCLNTENKLLVETSTVPSPEANLTEIDSNYHFYPSISPLEKEVGSCSPHFLHGFEDSFSSILSTEDASQLNSLDSNPTLNTDFGDEFYSAFVAEPGGGSSVPSSAAVSQSLSELLSRPVDGCDLSLCKAFNQKHSESTAEFNDSDSGISLNTSPSRASPEHSVESSIYGDPPPGLSDSEMEELDSAPGSVKQNAPKAQPTHSSGDPVQPLSLAQGHSVPVHDPHCESTTAKEMPVSPGHQKVPFTKDKHPSRLEAHLTRDELRAKALHIPFPVEKIINLPVDDFNEMMSKEQFNEAQLALIRDIRRRGKNKVAAQNCRKRKLENIVELEQDLGHLKDEREKLLREKGENDRNLHLLKRQLSTLYLEVFSMLRDEAGNPYSPSEYSLQQTRDGNVFLVPKSKKPDTKKN; translated from the exons ATGGATTTGATTGACATCCTTTGGAAGCAAGACATAGATCTCGGGGTAAGCCGAGAAGTGTTTGACTTCAGTCAGCGACAGAAGGACTATGagctggaaaaacagaaaaaactcGAAAAGGAGAGACAGGAGCAACTCCAGAAGGAACAGGAAAAGGCCTTTTTCGCTCAGCTACAGCTGGatgaagagacaggagaattccttCCAATTCAGCCAGCCCAACACATCCCAACAGACAGCAGTGGGCCCGCCAGCTATTCCCAG GTGGCCCACATTCCCAAACAAGATGCCCGGTACTTTGAAGACTGCATGCAGCTTTTGGCAGAGACATTCCCATTTGTAGATGACCATGAG GTTTCTTCACCTACATTTCAGTCACTCGCCCTGGAGATCCCCAGCCACGTGGAAAGCCCAGTCTTCAGCAGTCTGGATCAGGCTCAGTCACTCGGCAGCTCCCTGGAAACAGCTATGAATCTAGACAGCATGCAGCAGGACATGGAGCAAGTTTGGCAGGAGCTTCTTTCCATTCCCGAGTTACAG TGTCTTAATACCGAAAACAAGCTGTTGGTTGAGACTTCCACTGTTCCCAGCCCAGAGGCCAACCTGACAGAAATTGACAGCAATTACCATTTCTACCCCTCCATCTCCCCGCTGGAGAAAGAAGTGGGCAGCTGCAGTCCCCATTTCCTTCACGGTTTTGAAGATTCTTTCAGCAGTATCCTCTCCACAGAAGATGCCAGCCAGCTCAACTCCTTAGATTCAAATCCCACATTGAACACAGATTTTGGTGATGAGTTTTATTCTGCTTTCGTAGCAGAGCCCGGTGGTGGTAGCAGCGTGCCTTCCTCTGCTGCCGTCAGTCAGTCACTCTCTGAACTTCTGAGCCGGCCTGTTGATGGCTGTGACCTGTCACTCTGTAAAGCTTTCAACCAGAAGCATTCTGAGAGCACAGCCGAATTCAATGACTCGGACTCTGGCATCTCCCTGAACACTAGTCCCAGCCGAGCATCCCCAGAGCACTCTGTGGAGTCTTCCATTTATGGAGACCCACCGCCTGGGCTCAGTGACTCTGAGATGGAAGAGCTAGACAGCGCCCCTGGAAGTGTCAAGCAGAATGCTCCCAAAGCACAGCCAACACATTCTTCTGGGGACCCGGTACAGCCTCTGTCACTGGCTCAAGGGCACAGTGTTCCTGTGCACGATCCGCATTGTGAAAGcacaacagcaaaagaaatgcCTGTGAGTCCTGGTCATCAGAAAGTCCCGTTCACAAAAGACAAACATCCAAGCCGCTTGGAGGCTCATCTCACGAGAGATGAGCTTAGGGCAAAAGCTCTCCATATCCCATTCCCTGTTGAAAAAATCATTAACCTCCCTGTTGATGACTTCAATGAAATGATGTCCAAGGAGCAATTCAATGAAGCTCAGCTTGCATTGATCCGAGATATACGAAGGCGAGGTAAGAATAAAGTCGCCGCTCAGAACTGTAGAAAAAGGAAACTGGAGAACATAGTAGAACTGGAGCAAGACCTAGGCCACTTAAAAGATGAGCGAGAaaagctactcagagaaaagggagaaaacgACAGAAACCTCCAtctcctgaagaggcagctcAGCACCTTGTATCTTGAAGTCTTCAGCATGTTACGTGATGAGGCTGGAAATCCTTACTCTCCTAGTGAATACTCCCTGCAGCAGACCAGAGACGGCAATGTGTTCCTGGTTCCCAAAAGCAAGAAGCCAGATACTAAGAAAAATTAG
- the Nfe2l2 gene encoding nuclear factor erythroid 2-related factor 2 isoform X2 gives MMDLELPPPGLQSQQDMDLIDILWKQDIDLGVSREVFDFSQRQKDYELEKQKKLEKERQEQLQKEQEKAFFAQLQLDEETGEFLPIQPAQHIPTDSSGPASYSQVAHIPKQDARYFEDCMQLLAETFPFVDDHESLALEIPSHVESPVFSSLDQAQSLGSSLETAMNLDSMQQDMEQVWQELLSIPELQCLNTENKLLVETSTVPSPEANLTEIDSNYHFYPSISPLEKEVGSCSPHFLHGFEDSFSSILSTEDASQLNSLDSNPTLNTDFGDEFYSAFVAEPGGGSSVPSSAAVSQSLSELLSRPVDGCDLSLCKAFNQKHSESTAEFNDSDSGISLNTSPSRASPEHSVESSIYGDPPPGLSDSEMEELDSAPGSVKQNAPKAQPTHSSGDPVQPLSLAQGHSVPVHDPHCESTTAKEMPVSPGHQKVPFTKDKHPSRLEAHLTRDELRAKALHIPFPVEKIINLPVDDFNEMMSKEQFNEAQLALIRDIRRRGKNKVAAQNCRKRKLENIVELEQDLGHLKDEREKLLREKGENDRNLHLLKRQLSTLYLEVFSMLRDEAGNPYSPSEYSLQQTRDGNVFLVPKSKKPDTKKN, from the exons GACATGGATTTGATTGACATCCTTTGGAAGCAAGACATAGATCTCGGGGTAAGCCGAGAAGTGTTTGACTTCAGTCAGCGACAGAAGGACTATGagctggaaaaacagaaaaaactcGAAAAGGAGAGACAGGAGCAACTCCAGAAGGAACAGGAAAAGGCCTTTTTCGCTCAGCTACAGCTGGatgaagagacaggagaattccttCCAATTCAGCCAGCCCAACACATCCCAACAGACAGCAGTGGGCCCGCCAGCTATTCCCAG GTGGCCCACATTCCCAAACAAGATGCCCGGTACTTTGAAGACTGCATGCAGCTTTTGGCAGAGACATTCCCATTTGTAGATGACCATGAG TCACTCGCCCTGGAGATCCCCAGCCACGTGGAAAGCCCAGTCTTCAGCAGTCTGGATCAGGCTCAGTCACTCGGCAGCTCCCTGGAAACAGCTATGAATCTAGACAGCATGCAGCAGGACATGGAGCAAGTTTGGCAGGAGCTTCTTTCCATTCCCGAGTTACAG TGTCTTAATACCGAAAACAAGCTGTTGGTTGAGACTTCCACTGTTCCCAGCCCAGAGGCCAACCTGACAGAAATTGACAGCAATTACCATTTCTACCCCTCCATCTCCCCGCTGGAGAAAGAAGTGGGCAGCTGCAGTCCCCATTTCCTTCACGGTTTTGAAGATTCTTTCAGCAGTATCCTCTCCACAGAAGATGCCAGCCAGCTCAACTCCTTAGATTCAAATCCCACATTGAACACAGATTTTGGTGATGAGTTTTATTCTGCTTTCGTAGCAGAGCCCGGTGGTGGTAGCAGCGTGCCTTCCTCTGCTGCCGTCAGTCAGTCACTCTCTGAACTTCTGAGCCGGCCTGTTGATGGCTGTGACCTGTCACTCTGTAAAGCTTTCAACCAGAAGCATTCTGAGAGCACAGCCGAATTCAATGACTCGGACTCTGGCATCTCCCTGAACACTAGTCCCAGCCGAGCATCCCCAGAGCACTCTGTGGAGTCTTCCATTTATGGAGACCCACCGCCTGGGCTCAGTGACTCTGAGATGGAAGAGCTAGACAGCGCCCCTGGAAGTGTCAAGCAGAATGCTCCCAAAGCACAGCCAACACATTCTTCTGGGGACCCGGTACAGCCTCTGTCACTGGCTCAAGGGCACAGTGTTCCTGTGCACGATCCGCATTGTGAAAGcacaacagcaaaagaaatgcCTGTGAGTCCTGGTCATCAGAAAGTCCCGTTCACAAAAGACAAACATCCAAGCCGCTTGGAGGCTCATCTCACGAGAGATGAGCTTAGGGCAAAAGCTCTCCATATCCCATTCCCTGTTGAAAAAATCATTAACCTCCCTGTTGATGACTTCAATGAAATGATGTCCAAGGAGCAATTCAATGAAGCTCAGCTTGCATTGATCCGAGATATACGAAGGCGAGGTAAGAATAAAGTCGCCGCTCAGAACTGTAGAAAAAGGAAACTGGAGAACATAGTAGAACTGGAGCAAGACCTAGGCCACTTAAAAGATGAGCGAGAaaagctactcagagaaaagggagaaaacgACAGAAACCTCCAtctcctgaagaggcagctcAGCACCTTGTATCTTGAAGTCTTCAGCATGTTACGTGATGAGGCTGGAAATCCTTACTCTCCTAGTGAATACTCCCTGCAGCAGACCAGAGACGGCAATGTGTTCCTGGTTCCCAAAAGCAAGAAGCCAGATACTAAGAAAAATTAG
- the Nfe2l2 gene encoding nuclear factor erythroid 2-related factor 2 isoform X1, producing MMDLELPPPGLQSQQDMDLIDILWKQDIDLGVSREVFDFSQRQKDYELEKQKKLEKERQEQLQKEQEKAFFAQLQLDEETGEFLPIQPAQHIPTDSSGPASYSQVAHIPKQDARYFEDCMQLLAETFPFVDDHEVSSPTFQSLALEIPSHVESPVFSSLDQAQSLGSSLETAMNLDSMQQDMEQVWQELLSIPELQCLNTENKLLVETSTVPSPEANLTEIDSNYHFYPSISPLEKEVGSCSPHFLHGFEDSFSSILSTEDASQLNSLDSNPTLNTDFGDEFYSAFVAEPGGGSSVPSSAAVSQSLSELLSRPVDGCDLSLCKAFNQKHSESTAEFNDSDSGISLNTSPSRASPEHSVESSIYGDPPPGLSDSEMEELDSAPGSVKQNAPKAQPTHSSGDPVQPLSLAQGHSVPVHDPHCESTTAKEMPVSPGHQKVPFTKDKHPSRLEAHLTRDELRAKALHIPFPVEKIINLPVDDFNEMMSKEQFNEAQLALIRDIRRRGKNKVAAQNCRKRKLENIVELEQDLGHLKDEREKLLREKGENDRNLHLLKRQLSTLYLEVFSMLRDEAGNPYSPSEYSLQQTRDGNVFLVPKSKKPDTKKN from the exons GACATGGATTTGATTGACATCCTTTGGAAGCAAGACATAGATCTCGGGGTAAGCCGAGAAGTGTTTGACTTCAGTCAGCGACAGAAGGACTATGagctggaaaaacagaaaaaactcGAAAAGGAGAGACAGGAGCAACTCCAGAAGGAACAGGAAAAGGCCTTTTTCGCTCAGCTACAGCTGGatgaagagacaggagaattccttCCAATTCAGCCAGCCCAACACATCCCAACAGACAGCAGTGGGCCCGCCAGCTATTCCCAG GTGGCCCACATTCCCAAACAAGATGCCCGGTACTTTGAAGACTGCATGCAGCTTTTGGCAGAGACATTCCCATTTGTAGATGACCATGAG GTTTCTTCACCTACATTTCAGTCACTCGCCCTGGAGATCCCCAGCCACGTGGAAAGCCCAGTCTTCAGCAGTCTGGATCAGGCTCAGTCACTCGGCAGCTCCCTGGAAACAGCTATGAATCTAGACAGCATGCAGCAGGACATGGAGCAAGTTTGGCAGGAGCTTCTTTCCATTCCCGAGTTACAG TGTCTTAATACCGAAAACAAGCTGTTGGTTGAGACTTCCACTGTTCCCAGCCCAGAGGCCAACCTGACAGAAATTGACAGCAATTACCATTTCTACCCCTCCATCTCCCCGCTGGAGAAAGAAGTGGGCAGCTGCAGTCCCCATTTCCTTCACGGTTTTGAAGATTCTTTCAGCAGTATCCTCTCCACAGAAGATGCCAGCCAGCTCAACTCCTTAGATTCAAATCCCACATTGAACACAGATTTTGGTGATGAGTTTTATTCTGCTTTCGTAGCAGAGCCCGGTGGTGGTAGCAGCGTGCCTTCCTCTGCTGCCGTCAGTCAGTCACTCTCTGAACTTCTGAGCCGGCCTGTTGATGGCTGTGACCTGTCACTCTGTAAAGCTTTCAACCAGAAGCATTCTGAGAGCACAGCCGAATTCAATGACTCGGACTCTGGCATCTCCCTGAACACTAGTCCCAGCCGAGCATCCCCAGAGCACTCTGTGGAGTCTTCCATTTATGGAGACCCACCGCCTGGGCTCAGTGACTCTGAGATGGAAGAGCTAGACAGCGCCCCTGGAAGTGTCAAGCAGAATGCTCCCAAAGCACAGCCAACACATTCTTCTGGGGACCCGGTACAGCCTCTGTCACTGGCTCAAGGGCACAGTGTTCCTGTGCACGATCCGCATTGTGAAAGcacaacagcaaaagaaatgcCTGTGAGTCCTGGTCATCAGAAAGTCCCGTTCACAAAAGACAAACATCCAAGCCGCTTGGAGGCTCATCTCACGAGAGATGAGCTTAGGGCAAAAGCTCTCCATATCCCATTCCCTGTTGAAAAAATCATTAACCTCCCTGTTGATGACTTCAATGAAATGATGTCCAAGGAGCAATTCAATGAAGCTCAGCTTGCATTGATCCGAGATATACGAAGGCGAGGTAAGAATAAAGTCGCCGCTCAGAACTGTAGAAAAAGGAAACTGGAGAACATAGTAGAACTGGAGCAAGACCTAGGCCACTTAAAAGATGAGCGAGAaaagctactcagagaaaagggagaaaacgACAGAAACCTCCAtctcctgaagaggcagctcAGCACCTTGTATCTTGAAGTCTTCAGCATGTTACGTGATGAGGCTGGAAATCCTTACTCTCCTAGTGAATACTCCCTGCAGCAGACCAGAGACGGCAATGTGTTCCTGGTTCCCAAAAGCAAGAAGCCAGATACTAAGAAAAATTAG